One part of the Lachnospiraceae bacterium JLR.KK002 genome encodes these proteins:
- a CDS encoding AAA family ATPase, which translates to MSNCKVIALTNQKGGVGKTTTAVNLGVALAQQGKKVLLIDADAQANLTMSLGYSRPDDLPDTLSTIMQDIIDDKPVDVSRSILHHDEGVDLLPSNIELSGLEVRLINAISRESVLKTCINEVKKNYDTVLVDCMPSLGMLTINALAAADSVVIPTQPHYLSAKGLELLLRSVSKVKRQINPHLRIDGILMTMVMPRTNISKEITATVKSAYGQRIKVFDAQIPHSIRAVEATAEGKSIFAYDKGGKVAAAYEQFGKEVAELGEKQRKQNRADRIR; encoded by the coding sequence ATGTCAAATTGCAAAGTAATCGCTTTAACCAATCAGAAAGGCGGCGTTGGAAAGACCACCACGGCGGTCAATCTGGGCGTGGCTCTGGCACAGCAGGGCAAAAAGGTACTGCTTATTGATGCCGATGCACAGGCAAATTTAACCATGTCGCTCGGTTACAGCCGACCAGACGACTTGCCCGATACGCTCTCCACCATCATGCAGGACATCATTGACGATAAACCTGTCGATGTTTCCAGAAGCATCCTGCACCATGACGAGGGCGTTGACCTGCTCCCGTCCAACATTGAGCTGTCGGGGCTGGAAGTAAGGCTGATTAACGCCATAAGCCGTGAAAGCGTGCTGAAAACCTGCATCAACGAGGTAAAAAAGAATTATGATACTGTCCTTGTTGACTGTATGCCGAGCTTGGGTATGCTGACAATCAACGCTCTTGCGGCTGCTGACAGCGTGGTTATCCCGACACAGCCCCATTATCTTTCCGCCAAAGGCTTAGAGCTGTTGCTTCGCTCCGTGTCTAAAGTGAAACGGCAAATCAACCCACACCTGCGGATTGACGGCATCCTTATGACGATGGTAATGCCACGCACGAACATCTCTAAGGAAATCACGGCAACGGTAAAAAGTGCCTACGGGCAGAGAATCAAGGTATTCGACGCACAGATACCCCACTCCATCCGTGCCGTGGAAGCCACCGCAGAGGGAAAGAGCATTTTTGCCTACGACAAAGGCGGCAAAGTAGCCGCCGCTTACGAGCAGTTCGGAAAGGAGGTGGCAGAGCTTGGCGAGAAACAGAGGAAGCAAAATCGAGCTGACCGCATACGATGA
- a CDS encoding TnpV protein, which produces MAKSLFEELGGKYERQGDYLIPCLTVPAEEEQAIGIWGQRHLDYLKQYRKVTYTNLLTSGRLNAYLADINRQAQERFERLIEGMKQAQGITEQLKAENALEWTGCLNNIRACAREIVEKEIIFA; this is translated from the coding sequence ATGGCAAAATCATTATTTGAGGAACTGGGCGGCAAATACGAAAGGCAAGGGGATTATTTGATACCGTGCTTAACTGTACCCGCCGAAGAAGAACAGGCAATAGGCATCTGGGGGCAACGGCATTTAGATTATCTAAAACAGTACCGTAAAGTTACATACACCAATCTTCTTACAAGCGGCAGGCTAAACGCCTACCTTGCCGACATCAACAGACAGGCACAGGAACGCTTTGAAAGGCTCATAGAGGGTATGAAACAGGCACAGGGCATAACGGAACAGCTAAAGGCAGAAAACGCCTTAGAATGGACAGGATGCCTCAATAACATAAGGGCTTGTGCGAGGGAGATTGTGGAAAAGGAAATTATTTTTGCATAA